The sequence below is a genomic window from Cobetia sp. cqz5-12.
GCCTGCGATGATCTGCTGGTCAGCGATGCCGGCGAGCAATGGCTGTGCGCACCGCGCATCGAGACCGACAACCTGCACGGCACTGGCTGCTCGATGTCTTCCGCCATCACGGCGCGGCTGGCGAACGGTCTGCCGTTGCCGCAGGCGGTGGTCGAAGCGCGCGAATGGCTGCTGGGCGCGCTGCGCGCCTCCGACCAGCTCAACGTCGGCAAGGGCCGTGGGCCGGTGCACCATTTCCACGCCCTGTGGTAAGTCAGCGAGAGCCAGGCCCGTGAGGGCAAGCCACTGATAGCCGATTCCACAAGGGTGATGACCCTGCAGGAGCGATGACCTGCAGGAGAAAGGCCCCGTGAGTTCCCCTCGATCCCTGCCAGCCAACGAGTAGATGCCATGCCTATATCGCTGTACCGCTTGCCCGTATCAGCTATTCGTGGCGCCGTTTGCTGCCTGAGCGCCGCCTGTCGTGCCATCAGCCTGCCGGTGGCGAGTGCGCCGCGCTGGCTGGCCGCGGGCGTGATGGGGGCGCTGCTGGCCACCACCAGCCCGGCGGCGTTCGCCGTCGAGATCAAGGGGGTGACATTCGCGGATCAGGTGACCACGCAGTCCGGCCAGCCGCTGACGCTGATCGGCAGTGGGCTCTTCACCTACTTGCTGTGGGACGCCTATGTCGGTGCCTATTACCAGGATGCGCGTCGTCCGCGCCCGGCACCGCTCAAGGATGTCTCGCGTCGCCTGGTGTTGGAGTACTTCCATGCCATCGATGCCGAGGACTTCGCCAAGGCGACCACCAAGGGCGTACGCAAGAACCTGTCCGCAGCGGATCTTGCGACGATAGAGCCTGAACTGACGCGCTTCAATCGTGCCTATCGGGACGTCGTGCCGGGGGATCGCTATGCGTTGCAATGGCTGCCCGCCGGCGGGGGCAGAGGTACGCTGTCGCTGGTGTTGAACGGACAGGTCATCTTTGAAAGCGATTCACTGGCACTGGCCAATGCTCTGTTCGCGATCTGGCTTGGCGATGAACCGGCCCAGCAGGATTTCCGTACCCAGCTGCTGGGGCAGTAGCGCGCTTTCCATCTGGCCCCTCTAGCCCCTCTCTAGTCTATCTGGCGTATCTGTAGCGGTATCGCTATCGTCTTGCGCCTCTATCGCGCCTCAAGCGAGACACCACGAAAAACGCCCCTGCCGGGAGACCCGGCAGGGGCGTTTTTCATGCTCGTCTTTCTATCTTTTATCTTTCTATCTTTCTATCTTTCTATCAGCCTCTCCACCTATCTCCGCAATCTGTCTAGCGGGTCTGATGCACTTGCTCGGGCTTACTTGCCCTCGGCAGCCTTGATGTCGGCCTGCAGCGTGTCGAGGATCTTGCTGCCGCGCTCACCGGATTGTTCACGATAGACTTCCCAGCCTTTCTCGCCGACCGGGCGGAAGGCTTCGCGCTGCTCATCGGTCAGCGTGATGATCTCGATGTCGCTGTCTTGCTTGATCTTCTCCA
It includes:
- a CDS encoding chalcone isomerase family protein, translating into MPISLYRLPVSAIRGAVCCLSAACRAISLPVASAPRWLAAGVMGALLATTSPAAFAVEIKGVTFADQVTTQSGQPLTLIGSGLFTYLLWDAYVGAYYQDARRPRPAPLKDVSRRLVLEYFHAIDAEDFAKATTKGVRKNLSAADLATIEPELTRFNRAYRDVVPGDRYALQWLPAGGGRGTLSLVLNGQVIFESDSLALANALFAIWLGDEPAQQDFRTQLLGQ